The DNA sequence TCTGCGGGACAGTTTTCATCGCAGCCAGCCTAACTGGCAGAAACGGGCAGCCCAGTTACAAAAACGGCTTCAGGTTAAGAACGGCAAAGCGGACAGCGATTTGATTGCGCCGCTGCTTGCCTCTGCTTTTGCCGACCGCATTGCTCGTCGGCGCGGCGCGGAAGGGCGTTATCAGCTGGCAAACGGCATGGGCGCGATGCTTAATAACGATGAAGCCTTAACCCGCTATGAATGGCTGATTGCGCCCGGCCTGTTGCAGGGAAACGCGCAGCCTGATGCCAGAATTTTGCAGGCGATGCCGATAGAGATCGCCACGCTTGCGGCTCAGCATCCTCAGCTGGTCGAACAGCATACCGAAGTGGAATGGGATGATGACCGCGGCACGCTGCGCGCCTGGCGACGCGAGCAGATTGGCGAGCTGGTGCTGAAGGCGCAGCCGTTAAGTAAACCCGATGAAGCGGATCTGCATCCGGCGATGCTGCGCTGGATCCGCCTTAAGGGTTTGTCGGTGCTTAACTGGACGCCTGCCGCCGAGCAGTTACGTATCCGTCTGGTTTGCGCCTCGCTTTGGCTACCCGAGCAAAACTGGCCTGCTGCCGGAGAGGCCGATTTGCTTGCCGGTCTTGAACAATGGCTGTTGCCGGTAATGAGCGGCGTGCGCGATGCGAAAGGCTTAAAGCAGATCGACACCGTAAGCGCCTTATTACATTTACTCACATGGTCTCAGCGTCAGCTGCTGGATACTCTGTTGCCAACTCATTACACTGTGCCCACCGGAAGCCGGCTTGCCATTCGCTACGATGTTGACAAGCCGCCCGCGCTGGCCGTGCGCCTGCAAGAGATGTTTGGCGAAGCACGCAATCCCTGCGTGGCCGAGGGACGGATCCCGCTGGTACTGGAGCTGCTTTCACCCGCACAGCGTCCTCTGCAAATTACCCGTGATTTGGCGGCGTTCTGGCAGGGCGCTTACCGCGAAGTACAAAAAGAGATGAAAGGCCGCTATCCGAAGCACGTCTGGCCAGACGATCCGGCCAACGCGCTGCCAACCCGGCGCGTGAAAAAGTATTCTGCGCCTTCCTGAGCTGCGTTTCGGAAGGTTCCCGTTCCGAAGCAGCGAGTGTAAGAACAAAGTATGCGGCCCTGGAGAGAAGAGAAGAATGTCTGACGATCGCGAACCTATTGGGCGGAAAGGTAAACAGCCCAAACCCCCGCGTAACAAAGCGGGACGAGGTCGCCGCAGGGATGACGAACACGATAATTATGCTGATTTTCAGGATGACAATCATAACAATGAGGAGGCAGAACCCGTGCCACGTAAAGGAAAAGGGCGCCCACCGCGCAAAAAGAGGGGCTGGCTGAGCTTATTACTGAAGCTGCTGCTGGTATTTATAGTGGTGATGGTGGTGTACGGGGTTTACCTCGATTCACAGATCCGCAGCCGTATTGATGGCAAAGTCTGGCAGTTACCGGCGACGGTTTATGGTCGTATGGTCAGCCTTGAGCCGGGCATGTCTTATAACAAGAAAGAGATGATCGCGCTGCTGGAAGGCACGCAGTATCGTGAAGTGACGCGCATGACGCGGCCTGGCGAGTTTACCGTTCAGGCGAACAGCATCGAGATGATCCGTCGTCCGTTCGACTTCCCGGACAGCAAAGAAGGGCAGATCCGTGCGCGACTGACTTTCAGTAACGACGCCCTGAGTGAAATTAAAAATCTCGACAGCGGCCGTGATTTTGGTTTCTTCCGCCTCGATCCGCGTCTGATCACCATGCTGCAATCGCCAAACGGCGAGCAGCGACTGTTCGTGCCGCGCGCGGGCTTCCCCGATCTGCTGGTAGATACGCTGGTGGCGACCGAAGACCGTCATTTTTATCAGCATGATGGCATTAGTTTCTATTCTATTGGACGTGCGTTCCTGGCCAATATCACGGCGGGAAGGGCAGTGCAGGGCGGCAGTACGCTGACGCAGCAGCTGGTGAAGAACCTGTTCCTCACCAACAAACGCTCGCTGTGGCGTAAAGCTAACGAAGCCTATATGGCGCTGATTATGGATGCGCGTTACAGCAAAGATCGCATCCTGGAGCTTTACCTGAACGAGGTCTATCTGGGCCAGGCGGGTAACGATCAGATCCGCGGCTTCCCGCTGGCAAGCCTGTACTACTTCGGCCGTCCGGTCGACGAGCTGAGCCTTGATCAACAGGCGTTGCTGGTCGGCATGGTGAAAGGCGCGTCGCTGTATAATCCATGGCGCAATCCGAAGCTGTCGCTGGAGCGACGTAACCTGGTGCTGCGTTTGTTGCAGCAGCAGAAAGTGATCGATCAGGAGCTGTACGACATGCTCAGCGCACGTCCGCTGGGCGTGCAGCCGAAAGGCGGCGTGATTACGCCTCAGCCTGCGTTTATGCAGATGGTGCGTAACGAGCTTCAGGCGAAGCTCGGCGACAAAGTGAAAGATCTTTCCGGCGTGAAGATTTTCACCACGCTGGATTCGGTTTCTCAGGATGCGGCCGAAAAAGCGGTTGAAGATGGGATCCCGGCGCTGCGTAAACAGCGTGGCCTGAACGATCTGGAAACGGCGATGGTGATTGTTGACCGTTTCAGTGGGGAAGTGCGCGCAATGGTTGGCGGTTCCGATCCGCAGTTCGCCGGTTATAACCGCGCCTTGCAGGCTCGCCGTTCAATCGGGTCTCTGGCCAAGCCCGCGACCTACCTGACCGCGCTCAGCCAGCCGGACACCTACCGTTTGAATACCTGGATCGCCGATAACCCTATCGCGCTGAAACAGCCAAATGGCCAGATCTGGAAACCGCAGAACGATGACCGCCGCTTCAGTGGCCAGGTGATGCTGGTTGATGCACTGGCGCACTCAATGAACGTGCCGACGGTAAATCTGGGGATGACGCTGGGACTGCCGCAGGTGGTGGATACCTGGACCAAACTGGGCGTGGCGAAAGATCAGCTGAACCCGGTGCCGTCAATGCTGCTGGGCGCGTTGAACCTGACGCCGGTTGAAGTGGCGCAGGCGTTCCAGACCATTGCCAGCGGCGGCAACCGTGCACCGCTTTCCGCGCTGCGCTCGGTCATTGCTGAAGACGGCACGGTGCTGTATCAGAGCTTCCCTCAGGCGGAGCGCGCGGTACCGGCTCAGGCTGCTTATCTGACGCTGTATGCCATGCAGCAGGTGGCGCAGGAAGGGACGGCCCATGCGCTGGGCGCACGTTATCCAAAAGCGCATCTGGCAGCGAAAACCGGCACCACCAACAATCAGATCGACAGCTGGTTTGCGGGCGTGGATGGCAAAGAAGTCGCCATCACCTGGATTGGTCGCGATAACAACCAGACCACCAAACTGTATGGTGCCAGCGGCGCAATGCAGATTTACCGTCGCTATCTGGATAACCAGACGCCAATGCCGCTGATGCCGACGCCGCCGGAAGATATCGCGCCGATGAGCGTTGATTCCGCCGGTAACTTTGTCTGCGGCACGGGCAGCAGCAGCTGGCGTACGCTGCCAGTCTGGACCACGGATGCTAACGCGCTGTGTCAGCAACAGCAGCAGCAAGTCCAGCAGCAGCAGGAGCAACAGCAGCAGCAGGAGCAACAGCAGCAGCAGCAGCAACAGCAACAGGACGAGCAGAAAGACAGTAATGGCGTGGCAGGTTGGATCAAAGATATGTTTGGTAAGTAACTGACCTGTAGCGATAAGCCGGTTTCCTCGAAACCGGCTTTTTTTTGCCTGATATCTGAACCGATTCCCGCTAACTAAATAATAAAAATACGCTTTTCATCATCACATTCCGATTACCACTCTGTTTTCCACAATTAACATCAGGCTATTCAGCCATCAGACAGTAGGAACAGGCTGGATTTGTTCTTGCAGCTTTTCCGGAAATTCGCATATTATCGAATCGATATAATAATAATTCGCGTTTACATTCCATCTTTTTGATTCAGAGAAATGCTAATGGCTACTTTGTCTTTGAAACGTTTGTCCCCGCCAGCGACCCCATTACGTCCACTGGCGATCCTTGTTGCAGTGAGTCTTTCCGCATCGGCTTTTGCGGCTGGCGAAGAAACCCTTACCGTTAGCGCCGATGCTGCCAACGCTCCGCAGGAAAGCGCCTGGGGCCCGGCACCGACTATCGCCGCGAAGCACAGTGCAACCGGCACCAAAACCGATACGCCAATCGAGAAGAATCCGCAGTCGGTCTCTGTGGTGACGCGCGATGAGCTGGAAACGCGTAACGTCAACACGGTAAAAGAAGCGTTTAACTACACGCCTGGCGTGATGACCGGTAATCGCGGCAGCTCACAGGTGATTGATGCGCTGTCGATTCGTGGCTTTAGCGAAACCAATACTAACCAGTATCTCGATGGGCTGAAGTTACAGGGCGATAACTACTCTGAATTCGCTATCGATCCTTACTTCCTGGAGCGCGCAGAACTGCTGCGTGGCCCGGTTTCCGTGCTGTATGGGAAAAGCAATCCAGGCGGCGTCGTCTCGCTGGTGAGCAAGCGGCCAACAACTGAAACCCTGCGCGAAGTCCAGTTCCAGATGGGAACCGATAATCTGTTCTCGACCGGCTTTGACTTTGGCGGCGCGCTGGACGATAGCGGCGTTTATTCTTACCGCTTAACCGGCCTGGCGCGTAGCCAGGATGCGCAACAGGAGATGCAGAAGGAAAAGCGCTACACCATCGCGCCTTCTTTCAGCTGGCAGCCGGATGCCAATACTAACTTTACGCTGCTGACCTATTTCCAGAACGAGCCTGAAACCGGCTATTACGGCTGGCTGCCTCGTGAGGGCACCGTGGTGCCAATAACGGATGCTAACGGTAAACAGCACAAGCTGGGTACGGACTTCGACGAAGGCGAGGCCAGCAACAAGATTTCACGCAACACAAAAATGATTGGCTATAGCTTCTCGCACAGTTTTAACGACACCTGGACGGTGCGTCAGAACCTGCGCTACGCCGATTTGCGCACCGATTACCGCAGCATTTACGGTAATGGTTTTGACAGCAATACCAACAGCATCACGCGTGGCTACGCCGGTTCTGAAGAAGAACTGAATCAGTTTGCGGTAGACAACCAGGCGCAGGCTAAATTCGCCACTGGCGCACTGGATCACACGTTGCTGCTCGGCGTGGATTACCAGCGTACCCGCAACGATATCAACGCCAATTTCGGTTCAGCCTCCTCGCTCAGCGCGCTGAATCCGCAGTATGGTAATGACAGCACGGTTATCACTTTCCCTTATCACTACCTGAACAAGCAGGAGCAGACCGGGCTTTATGCGCAGGATCAGATGGAGTGGGATCGCTGGGTGATGACGCTGGGCGCGCGTTACGATTATGCCATGACCTCGGCATTTAACCGTGACGCCAGCACCCTGGTCAAAAGCCACGATCAGGCTTTCACCTGGCGCGGCGGCCTGAACTACGTGTTTGATAACGGCGTGGCACCTTATTTCAGCTACAGCGAATCCTTTATTCCAACTTCCGGCACAACATCAAGCGGCCAGCCGTTCGATCCTTCCCGCGCGAAGCAGTATGAAGCCGGGGTGAAATATGTGCCGAAAGATCGCCCAATCGTGATTACCGGCGCGCTCTATCAGCTGACTAAAACCAAAAACCTGACGGCGGATCCTGCCGATGTGCGGTTCAGTAATCAGGGTGGTGAGATCCGTTCGCGCGGCGTGGAGCTGGAAGCTAAGGCCGCCGTTAACGCTAACGTCGATTTGACCGCGTCCTACACCTACACCGATGCGGAATACACGCACGATACGTTGCTGAAAGGAAAAACGCCGGTTCAGGTGCCGAAAAATATGGCCTCGCTGTGGGCGGACTACACCTTCCACGAAACGGCGCTTTCCGGCCTGACCACCGGTGTCGGCGTACGTTATGTCGGCGAAAGCAAAGGTCTGTACAGTACCGGCGATAATGCGAACCAGAACTTTAACGTCGCTGCCTATACCACCGTGGATGCGATGGTGAAATATGACCTGGGCCGTTTCGGCCTGTCGGGCTCATCCGTGGGTGTTAACGTCAACAACCTGTTCGATCGCGACTATGTCGCCAGCTGCTATCGCGATTACGCTTGCTACTGGGGTGCTGAACGTCAGATCGTCGGTACAGCCACGTTCCGTTTCTAATCTATCCGGGTGCGGTTCGCCGCACCCGCCAATCAGAAGACCGTTATGCATTCTTCGCACTCGTCCGATACTACCTTCTCGCTTGAAAACGCGACCTTTGCCGTTCCCGGCCGAACGCTTCTGCAACCGTTAACGCACGCTTTCCCAACCGGTAAAGTTTGCGGCCTGATTGGTCATAACGGTTCCGGCAAATCAACATTGCTGAAACTGTTGGGGCGGCACTATCAAGCCACCAGTGGCAAAGTCATGCTGAACGGTAAACCGCTTGGTGAATGGCAAAGCAAGATGTTCGCTCGCGCCGTGGCCTATTTGCCGCAGCAGCTGCCGCCTGCGGAAGGGATGACGGTGCGTGAGCTGGTCTCGATGGGACGATATCCGTGGCACGGCGCGCTGGGCCGTTTTGGGCACGAGGATCGTGAGCGGGTAGAAGAAGCCATCAGCCTGGTAGGACTGAAACCTTTTGCCGGACGGCTGGTGGACAGCTTATCCGGCGGTGAACGGCAGCGTGCCTGGATTGCGATGCTGGTGGCGCAAAACAGCCGCTGCCTGCTGCTGGATGAGCCAACTTCCGCGCTGGATATCGCCCATCAGGTTGAGGTACTGGCGCTGATTCAGCGGCTCAGTCGTGAGCGCGGGCTAACCGTGATCGCCGTTCTCCATGATATCAATATGGCGGCACGCTACTGCGACAACCTTGTTGCGCTACGCCAGGGTGAAATGATTGCCGAAGGCGATGCCAGCGTGATTATGCAGCCCGACGTGCTTCAGCGCATTTACGGTATTCCGATGGGAATTTTGCCTCACCCAGACGGCGTTACGCCGGTGAGCTTTGTTTACTAAGGGATTTTATGCCGAACTATTTTCGCCGCCGTTTGCTGATGGCGATGGCGCTTTCGCCTTTGCTGCCCTCATTACGCGTGCAGGCAGCCCGGCCTGATATTCAGCGCATCATTACCCTCGAGTGGCTACCGACCGAGCTGATGATGGCACTGGGCGTGGCGCCTGTAGGCGCTGCCGAAATGTATAATTACGGACTGTGGGTCGGTGAACCGGTGCTTCCCGCCTCCACCGTGGATGTCGGTCTGCGCACTGAGCCCAACCTTGAACTGATGATCCAGATGCAGCCTTCGCTGATCCTTTATTCTTCCGGCTACGGGCCCGCGAAAGAGAAGATTGAACGCATCGCGCCGGTAATGGGTTTTGCGTTTAGCGATGACAGCGGTAAGCCGCTAACGATGGCGCGCAAGTCGCTTTTGCAGCTGGCTGAGCGCCTCGACCGTCTGCCACAGGCGCAGCAGCATCTGGTGGAATTTGACGCGGCGCTTGCCCAAACGAAAAAGCGTCTGGCGGGCAGGGCAAAGCGGCCGGTGCTGCTGATGTCGCTGCTTGATCCTCGCCACGCGCTGGTTTTTGGCAAGGGCAGCCTGTTTCTGGAAGTGATGGACGAGCTGGGAATTGAAAATGCCTGGCAGGGTGAAACCAACTTTTGGGGCAGCGCGGTGATTGGCATCGAACGGCTGGCGACGCTGAGCAATGTTGATGCGATCTGTTTCGCGCACGGCGACGATGCATTAACGCAGCAGGTAACATCAACGCCGCTCTGGCAGTCATTTTCCTTTGTGAAAGAAAACCGCTTCCGTCGGGTGCCGCAGGTTTGGTTTTATGGCGCAACGCTGTCGGCAATGCGTTTCTGCCGCTCGCTGGACAGCGCGCTGGGGGCAGCATGAGAACGTCGCTACGTTTCCCGGTCATTTTGTTAACGCTGCTGTTTGTACTGGCGTTAAGCCTGACATATGACAATTTTAGCCAGCAGCTGCCGCCTTCTCAATGGCTCAGTACGCTGCATGCCGCTCAGCCCGATCGTATTGACCAGATGCTGTTTCACTACAGCCTGATGCCGCGTCTGGCGCTGTCGCTGTTAGTGGGCGCAGGGCTGGGGCTGGTCGGCTTGCTGTTCCAGCAGGTACTGCGCAATCCACTGGCGGAGCCGACCACGCTGGGCGTGGCAACGGGCGCGCAGCTGGGTCTGACCGTCGCGGCGCTCTGGAGCCTGCCGGGCGGTCTTGCTGTACAGCAAATGGCGGCGATGGGCGGGGCGATTTTCGTCGGGCTGATTGTGTTTGGCATTGCCTGGGGAAAACGGCTTTCGCCGGTTACGTTGATTTTGGCTGGCCTGGTGATGTCGCTCTACTGCGGCGCGGTAAATCAGATAATCGGCCTGTTTAACCATGACCGGTTGCAGAATATTTTTCTGTGGGGCACCGGCACGCTAAATCAGATGGACTGGAGCAACGTCAGTTTTCTCTGGCCGAAACTGCTGGTGGGCTTTCTGCTCTCGCTGCTGTTGCTGCGTCCGATGACGCTGCTGGGTCTGGATGACGGCGTGGCGAAAAATCTGGGGCTGGCGTTATCGCTCACCCGTCTGGGCGTGCTGGCGCTGGCGATTGTCCTGAGCGCGCAGCTGGTCAATGCGGCAGGAATCATCGGCTTTATTGGTCTGTTTGCGCCGCTGCTGGCAAAAATGCTCGGTGCAAGACGGCTGCTCAGTCGGCTACTGTTGGCACCGCTGATCGGCATGCTGCTGCTGTGGCTGGCCGATCAGTGCGTCATCTGGTTAACCGCTAACTGGCGGGAAGTGTCAACCGGAACGGCGACCGCTATTATCGGCTCACCGCTGCTGCTGTGGTTGTTGCCGCGTTTACGCACCTCCTCCGCGCCGCCAGCGATGAACCAGGGCGACCATGTGCCGGTTGAGCGCCATCATGTGCTGGGCTGGAGCCTGGCCGGCACGCTGATATTGCTGCTTCTGGCCGGGGTGGCGCTGAGCTTTGGACGTGATGCCCACGGCTGGCACTGGGCCAGCGGAGAACTCTGGCAGCAGCTGCTGCCATGGCGCATGCCTCGCCTGACCGCTGCCATTGCTACCGGAATGATGCTTGGCGTTGCGGGCTGTATCGTTCAGCGCCTGACCGGCAATCCGATGGCCAGTCCCGAAGTATTGGGGATCAGTTCCGGTGCGGCATTTGGCGTGGTGGTAATGCTGTTTTTGGTGCCCGGTGACGCGTTTGGCTGGCTGCTGCCAGCGGGCAGTTTGGGCGCGGCGCTGACGCTGTTGGTTATTACCTTTGTTGGCGGGCGTGGCGGTTTCTCGCCGGAGCGTATGCTGTTGGCAGGGATGGCACTGAGTACGGCATTCGCCACGCTGCTGCTGCTGCTGATGGCCAGTGGCGATCCACGGATGGCGGATTTAATGACGTGGATTTCCGGCTCCACTTACAACGTTGATGCCGCTCAGGCATGGCGGACGGTTCTTGTCGCGTTAGTGCTGCTGGCGCTAACGCCGCTCTGCCGACGCTGGTTGACGCTGCTGCCGCTGGGCGGCGAAACAGCGCGCTCACTGGGCGTTGCGTTAAAACCTGCACGTATGGCACTGCTGCTGCTGGCGGCTGCGCTGACGGCCGCAGCAACGCTGACTATCGGCCCGCTGAGTTTTATTGGCCTGATGGCGCCGCATATTGCCCGAATGACCGGTTTCCGTCGTGCATTACCTCAGCTGGTGATGGCTGCACTATTGGGCGGTGGACTGATGGCAGTGGCTGACTGGTGCGGCAGGATGGTGGCTTTTCCGGCACAGGTTCCGGCGGGATTACTGGCTACGTTTATCGGCGCGCCTTACTTTGTCTATCTGCTGCGGAAGGTGTGAGTTTTTGTAGAAACGGCTCAGAGCTTAGTCGGGGAACACAGGCCGGGAATAAAGCGTCTCGCACCATGGATGGTGCGAGTCGAGCTGCCATAGACGGCGCTTTTTGCGTCTTTACGAGCGGCCTGTGTTCCCCGCGCAGTCGCACTCTGTTTTGCTAACCAGCTAACTGCTTACTCAGGCCAGCTTAACAAAGCTGCGGCGTGCCGCGTCAATGGTGCGCTGAATGTCTTCCTGACTGTGTGCCAGCGACATAAAGCCGGCTTCAAACGCGGAAGGTGCCAGGTACACGCCTTCTTCCAGCATCAGATGGAAGAATTTCTTAAAGCGTTCAACGTCACATTTGGTCACGTCTGCATAGCAGGTCACTTCTGACGCATCGGTGAAGAACAGGCCGAACATGCCGCCTACGTGGTTAACGACCAGCGGAATATGGGTCTCTTTTGCCACTTTCAGCAGCCCTTCTGCCAGCTGAGTCGTTAGTTCGGTCAGCGTGGCATGGGTGCCAGGTTTAGCAATTTCACTCAGGCAGGCAAAACCGGCCGCCATCGCGATTG is a window from the Pantoea sp. CCBC3-3-1 genome containing:
- the mrcB gene encoding bifunctional glycosyl transferase/transpeptidase, producing the protein MSDDREPIGRKGKQPKPPRNKAGRGRRRDDEHDNYADFQDDNHNNEEAEPVPRKGKGRPPRKKRGWLSLLLKLLLVFIVVMVVYGVYLDSQIRSRIDGKVWQLPATVYGRMVSLEPGMSYNKKEMIALLEGTQYREVTRMTRPGEFTVQANSIEMIRRPFDFPDSKEGQIRARLTFSNDALSEIKNLDSGRDFGFFRLDPRLITMLQSPNGEQRLFVPRAGFPDLLVDTLVATEDRHFYQHDGISFYSIGRAFLANITAGRAVQGGSTLTQQLVKNLFLTNKRSLWRKANEAYMALIMDARYSKDRILELYLNEVYLGQAGNDQIRGFPLASLYYFGRPVDELSLDQQALLVGMVKGASLYNPWRNPKLSLERRNLVLRLLQQQKVIDQELYDMLSARPLGVQPKGGVITPQPAFMQMVRNELQAKLGDKVKDLSGVKIFTTLDSVSQDAAEKAVEDGIPALRKQRGLNDLETAMVIVDRFSGEVRAMVGGSDPQFAGYNRALQARRSIGSLAKPATYLTALSQPDTYRLNTWIADNPIALKQPNGQIWKPQNDDRRFSGQVMLVDALAHSMNVPTVNLGMTLGLPQVVDTWTKLGVAKDQLNPVPSMLLGALNLTPVEVAQAFQTIASGGNRAPLSALRSVIAEDGTVLYQSFPQAERAVPAQAAYLTLYAMQQVAQEGTAHALGARYPKAHLAAKTGTTNNQIDSWFAGVDGKEVAITWIGRDNNQTTKLYGASGAMQIYRRYLDNQTPMPLMPTPPEDIAPMSVDSAGNFVCGTGSSSWRTLPVWTTDANALCQQQQQQVQQQQEQQQQQEQQQQQQQQQQDEQKDSNGVAGWIKDMFGK
- the fhuA gene encoding ferrichrome porin FhuA; this translates as MATLSLKRLSPPATPLRPLAILVAVSLSASAFAAGEETLTVSADAANAPQESAWGPAPTIAAKHSATGTKTDTPIEKNPQSVSVVTRDELETRNVNTVKEAFNYTPGVMTGNRGSSQVIDALSIRGFSETNTNQYLDGLKLQGDNYSEFAIDPYFLERAELLRGPVSVLYGKSNPGGVVSLVSKRPTTETLREVQFQMGTDNLFSTGFDFGGALDDSGVYSYRLTGLARSQDAQQEMQKEKRYTIAPSFSWQPDANTNFTLLTYFQNEPETGYYGWLPREGTVVPITDANGKQHKLGTDFDEGEASNKISRNTKMIGYSFSHSFNDTWTVRQNLRYADLRTDYRSIYGNGFDSNTNSITRGYAGSEEELNQFAVDNQAQAKFATGALDHTLLLGVDYQRTRNDINANFGSASSLSALNPQYGNDSTVITFPYHYLNKQEQTGLYAQDQMEWDRWVMTLGARYDYAMTSAFNRDASTLVKSHDQAFTWRGGLNYVFDNGVAPYFSYSESFIPTSGTTSSGQPFDPSRAKQYEAGVKYVPKDRPIVITGALYQLTKTKNLTADPADVRFSNQGGEIRSRGVELEAKAAVNANVDLTASYTYTDAEYTHDTLLKGKTPVQVPKNMASLWADYTFHETALSGLTTGVGVRYVGESKGLYSTGDNANQNFNVAAYTTVDAMVKYDLGRFGLSGSSVGVNVNNLFDRDYVASCYRDYACYWGAERQIVGTATFRF
- the fhuC gene encoding Fe3+-hydroxamate ABC transporter ATP-binding protein FhuC; translated protein: MHSSHSSDTTFSLENATFAVPGRTLLQPLTHAFPTGKVCGLIGHNGSGKSTLLKLLGRHYQATSGKVMLNGKPLGEWQSKMFARAVAYLPQQLPPAEGMTVRELVSMGRYPWHGALGRFGHEDRERVEEAISLVGLKPFAGRLVDSLSGGERQRAWIAMLVAQNSRCLLLDEPTSALDIAHQVEVLALIQRLSRERGLTVIAVLHDINMAARYCDNLVALRQGEMIAEGDASVIMQPDVLQRIYGIPMGILPHPDGVTPVSFVY
- the fhuD gene encoding Fe(3+)-hydroxamate ABC transporter substrate-binding protein FhuD encodes the protein MPNYFRRRLLMAMALSPLLPSLRVQAARPDIQRIITLEWLPTELMMALGVAPVGAAEMYNYGLWVGEPVLPASTVDVGLRTEPNLELMIQMQPSLILYSSGYGPAKEKIERIAPVMGFAFSDDSGKPLTMARKSLLQLAERLDRLPQAQQHLVEFDAALAQTKKRLAGRAKRPVLLMSLLDPRHALVFGKGSLFLEVMDELGIENAWQGETNFWGSAVIGIERLATLSNVDAICFAHGDDALTQQVTSTPLWQSFSFVKENRFRRVPQVWFYGATLSAMRFCRSLDSALGAA
- the fhuB gene encoding Fe(3+)-hydroxamate ABC transporter permease FhuB gives rise to the protein MRTSLRFPVILLTLLFVLALSLTYDNFSQQLPPSQWLSTLHAAQPDRIDQMLFHYSLMPRLALSLLVGAGLGLVGLLFQQVLRNPLAEPTTLGVATGAQLGLTVAALWSLPGGLAVQQMAAMGGAIFVGLIVFGIAWGKRLSPVTLILAGLVMSLYCGAVNQIIGLFNHDRLQNIFLWGTGTLNQMDWSNVSFLWPKLLVGFLLSLLLLRPMTLLGLDDGVAKNLGLALSLTRLGVLALAIVLSAQLVNAAGIIGFIGLFAPLLAKMLGARRLLSRLLLAPLIGMLLLWLADQCVIWLTANWREVSTGTATAIIGSPLLLWLLPRLRTSSAPPAMNQGDHVPVERHHVLGWSLAGTLILLLLAGVALSFGRDAHGWHWASGELWQQLLPWRMPRLTAAIATGMMLGVAGCIVQRLTGNPMASPEVLGISSGAAFGVVVMLFLVPGDAFGWLLPAGSLGAALTLLVITFVGGRGGFSPERMLLAGMALSTAFATLLLLLMASGDPRMADLMTWISGSTYNVDAAQAWRTVLVALVLLALTPLCRRWLTLLPLGGETARSLGVALKPARMALLLLAAALTAAATLTIGPLSFIGLMAPHIARMTGFRRALPQLVMAALLGGGLMAVADWCGRMVAFPAQVPAGLLATFIGAPYFVYLLRKV